Proteins encoded by one window of Roseibium sp. Sym1:
- a CDS encoding ABC transporter substrate-binding protein, translating to MTYETSRRGFLTGAGATVLGASALPFLKVLPASAAGGDVVVAVTGQTINSLDIHRTGTNRPSYQVAVNVYDRLVSFGTKTLEDGSLSYDYSVIEPEVAESWEFTDDGMAIVFKLRPEGKFQDGSPITAEDVKWSFDRAVSVGGFPTVQMKAGSLEKPEQFEVVDEFTFKINLLRKSKLTLPDLAVPVPMIINAKVAREHATDDDPWAMEYLHKTPAGSGAFKVASWKPGEQLVYERNDDWTSGPVPAVKRVVLREVPSPATRRALLERGDVNMSFNMPNKDAKELSGTEDITVATTPIENAIYCLCPNLSFEPFKDKKVRQAIAWSVPYEEVFQTAAYGRGAPMWGGPSATPADIAWPQKFPYSTDLDKAKALLEEAGYADGFEVPLSIDLSQSDWMEPAALLIQENLAKIGIKATIEKIPGANWRTASLVEKRLPLHLETFGGWLNYPCYYFFWAYQEGHLFNSSNYRNEEIETLTPEALHMSVEDADYAPKIKRMIEIVWDEVPRIALWQPALNVGTRSLEGYEYWFHRQLDVRGLKKV from the coding sequence ATGACCTATGAAACTTCACGCCGCGGGTTCCTGACAGGCGCCGGAGCAACGGTGCTCGGGGCGTCCGCATTGCCATTCCTGAAGGTGCTGCCGGCTTCCGCCGCCGGCGGTGATGTGGTGGTGGCCGTGACCGGCCAGACCATCAACAGCCTGGACATTCATCGCACGGGTACGAACCGTCCGAGCTACCAGGTGGCCGTGAATGTCTACGATCGCCTGGTCAGCTTCGGCACCAAGACGCTCGAGGATGGCAGCCTGTCCTACGACTACTCGGTGATCGAGCCGGAAGTGGCCGAAAGCTGGGAATTCACCGATGACGGCATGGCGATCGTCTTCAAGCTGCGCCCGGAAGGCAAATTCCAGGACGGCTCACCGATCACCGCCGAGGACGTGAAATGGTCCTTCGACCGCGCCGTCAGCGTCGGCGGGTTCCCGACGGTGCAGATGAAGGCCGGCTCGCTTGAGAAGCCCGAGCAGTTCGAGGTCGTCGACGAGTTCACCTTCAAGATCAACCTTCTGCGCAAGTCCAAGCTGACCCTGCCGGATCTGGCGGTTCCGGTGCCGATGATCATCAATGCCAAGGTGGCGCGCGAGCACGCGACTGATGACGATCCCTGGGCGATGGAATATCTCCACAAGACCCCGGCCGGGTCCGGCGCCTTCAAGGTGGCGTCCTGGAAGCCGGGCGAGCAGCTGGTCTACGAGCGCAATGACGACTGGACCTCCGGTCCCGTCCCGGCGGTCAAGCGCGTTGTCCTGCGCGAGGTTCCGAGCCCGGCCACGCGGCGGGCGCTGCTGGAGCGCGGCGACGTCAACATGTCCTTCAACATGCCCAACAAGGATGCGAAGGAACTGTCCGGCACCGAAGACATCACGGTTGCCACGACACCGATCGAGAACGCGATCTACTGCCTGTGCCCGAACCTTTCCTTCGAGCCTTTCAAGGACAAGAAGGTGCGGCAGGCAATCGCCTGGTCGGTGCCCTACGAGGAAGTCTTCCAGACCGCCGCCTATGGCCGGGGCGCGCCCATGTGGGGCGGACCTTCCGCGACACCGGCGGATATCGCCTGGCCGCAGAAATTTCCCTATTCCACGGATCTCGACAAGGCCAAGGCGCTGCTGGAGGAAGCCGGCTATGCCGATGGCTTTGAAGTGCCGCTGTCCATCGACCTGTCGCAGAGCGACTGGATGGAGCCGGCCGCCCTGCTGATCCAGGAAAACCTCGCGAAGATCGGCATCAAGGCCACCATCGAGAAGATCCCGGGGGCCAACTGGCGTACGGCCTCGCTGGTCGAAAAACGCCTGCCGCTGCATCTGGAAACCTTCGGCGGCTGGCTGAACTATCCCTGCTACTACTTCTTCTGGGCCTACCAGGAAGGCCATCTGTTCAACTCGTCCAACTACCGGAACGAGGAGATCGAGACCCTGACGCCGGAAGCGCTGCACATGTCGGTCGAGGACGCGGACTATGCGCCCAAGATCAAGCGCATGATCGAGATCGTCTGGGACGAGGTGCCGCGCATCGCCCTGTGGCAGCCGGCGCTCAATGTCGGTACGCGCAGCCTCGAGGGCTACGAGTACTGGTTCCACCGCCAGCTCGATGTCCGCGGCCTGAAGAAGGTCTGA
- a CDS encoding LysR family transcriptional regulator, with the protein MKHLQTLKLIDAVTKAGSIRKAAEDMNITSSALNRRILGFEEEFGAPIFERLHGGVRLNPAGELLIQHIRGQLADLDRVRSQVADLSGLRRGHVSIACSQAIQPYFMPAQIAAYRAEHPGVSFSVHVRDRDAAEEDLRAFESDLALVFEPVHLGDFDVLLSVEQPVYAVMARDHPLASKERLRLRDCLGYPHVVPPKRIGIRYLLDIAVANMSQKMEPIAEADSFEFMRHYVQQEAAVGFQFPIGLNLFGDDRLTFRPLAKEDVPHGSLTLMQMRGRTLSVASARFANQLAAALNSLPNELLRLARQSR; encoded by the coding sequence ATGAAACACCTTCAAACGCTGAAGCTGATCGATGCGGTCACCAAGGCCGGCTCCATCCGCAAGGCCGCCGAGGACATGAACATCACCTCGTCCGCCTTGAACCGGCGCATCCTGGGATTTGAAGAGGAATTCGGCGCGCCCATCTTCGAACGCCTGCATGGCGGCGTCCGCCTCAATCCGGCCGGCGAACTGCTCATTCAGCATATCCGCGGACAGTTGGCAGACCTCGACCGTGTCCGCAGCCAGGTGGCCGACCTGTCCGGCCTGCGCCGCGGCCATGTCAGCATTGCCTGTTCCCAGGCGATCCAGCCCTATTTCATGCCGGCCCAGATCGCAGCCTACCGGGCGGAACATCCCGGCGTTTCCTTTTCCGTCCATGTGCGCGACCGGGATGCGGCGGAAGAGGACCTGCGCGCCTTCGAAAGCGACCTGGCGCTGGTTTTCGAACCGGTCCACCTCGGCGATTTCGACGTGCTGCTGTCGGTGGAACAGCCGGTCTACGCGGTCATGGCCAGGGACCATCCCCTGGCATCCAAGGAAAGACTCCGCCTGCGCGATTGCCTTGGCTATCCGCATGTCGTTCCACCCAAGCGCATAGGCATCCGCTACCTGCTCGACATCGCGGTGGCGAACATGAGCCAGAAGATGGAACCGATCGCGGAGGCCGATTCCTTCGAATTCATGCGCCACTACGTCCAGCAAGAAGCCGCTGTCGGCTTCCAGTTTCCCATCGGACTGAACCTCTTCGGAGACGACCGTCTGACCTTCCGTCCGCTCGCCAAGGAAGACGTGCCCCATGGCAGCCTGACCCTGATGCAGATGCGCGGCCGCACCCTGTCGGTCGCCTCGGCCCGGTTCGCCAATCAGCTTGCAGCAGCGCTGAACAGCCTGCCGAACGAGCTGCTCAGGCTTGCCCGGCAATCGCGTTGA
- a CDS encoding amidohydrolase family protein produces the protein MNEKPDGREFLIRSRATIAGVDETLREEVLEGGGIHVRDGVVVAVKPFAELAADHPDLPVEGSADAIAFPGLVNGHHHSGLTPFQLGVPYGPLELWLPQFRGMRYVGHRLDTLYSAIEMLESGTTTVQHIHPGLTGDLDSWTDLSDKVIGAYRDIGMRVSFSFMIRDRNQLVHEDDEPFLTGLPEEDAAYWRPKLAANKAPVASYMNWFEARKTVWSKADPDGVSWQLAPANLHWCTDDCLTAIFDTAKRTGSKIHMHLVETRLQAEFARTTYGKSAIRHLADLGCLTGNLTLGHGIWLDANDLDLVRECGCTICHNASSGLRLASGVAPVNEMIGTGVPVCLGIDQAGINDDRDMLQEMRLAWALHREPGLNTFRPSAGHVFQMATEHGASTTGFAGRIGRLGVGKAADVVLVDWSDIARPFVDDRMPLIDALLQRSRQMAAKSVFVGGRKVVSGGKVISIDRDAVFEEIGAMLSAPLSSTETEARERTATLVQHMARWFDARYPEENRTAYRFNAIAGQA, from the coding sequence ATGAACGAGAAACCGGACGGCCGCGAATTCCTGATCCGCTCCCGCGCCACGATCGCGGGCGTTGACGAAACCCTGCGGGAAGAGGTGCTTGAAGGCGGAGGCATCCATGTCCGCGACGGTGTCGTCGTCGCGGTGAAGCCGTTTGCGGAACTCGCGGCAGACCACCCCGACCTGCCGGTCGAAGGTTCCGCGGATGCCATCGCCTTTCCCGGTCTCGTCAACGGCCATCACCATTCCGGACTGACGCCCTTCCAGCTCGGCGTGCCTTATGGGCCGCTGGAGCTCTGGTTGCCGCAATTCCGGGGCATGCGCTATGTCGGGCACCGGCTCGACACGCTCTATTCGGCCATCGAGATGCTGGAATCGGGCACGACGACGGTCCAGCATATTCATCCCGGGCTGACAGGCGATCTGGACAGCTGGACGGATCTTTCGGACAAGGTGATCGGCGCCTATCGCGACATCGGCATGCGGGTCTCCTTTTCCTTCATGATCCGGGACCGCAACCAGCTTGTTCACGAGGATGACGAACCGTTTCTCACCGGTCTCCCGGAGGAGGACGCGGCCTATTGGCGGCCGAAGCTTGCCGCGAACAAGGCGCCGGTCGCGTCCTACATGAACTGGTTCGAGGCCCGGAAGACGGTCTGGTCGAAAGCGGATCCGGACGGTGTCTCCTGGCAGCTCGCACCGGCCAACCTGCATTGGTGCACCGACGATTGCCTGACCGCGATTTTCGACACCGCGAAACGTACCGGCTCGAAGATCCACATGCACCTGGTGGAAACCCGGCTGCAGGCGGAATTCGCCAGAACGACCTATGGCAAGTCGGCGATCCGCCATCTCGCCGATCTCGGCTGCCTGACCGGCAACCTCACGCTTGGTCACGGTATCTGGCTTGACGCGAATGACCTTGACCTTGTTCGCGAGTGCGGTTGCACGATCTGTCACAACGCCAGCTCCGGCTTGCGGCTCGCCAGCGGTGTCGCCCCGGTCAACGAGATGATCGGGACAGGCGTGCCGGTGTGTCTCGGCATCGATCAGGCCGGCATCAATGACGACCGCGACATGCTGCAGGAAATGCGGTTGGCCTGGGCGCTGCACCGGGAGCCGGGACTGAATACCTTCCGCCCGTCCGCCGGACATGTCTTTCAAATGGCGACCGAACATGGCGCATCGACCACCGGCTTTGCCGGTCGCATCGGGCGCCTCGGGGTCGGCAAGGCAGCTGATGTCGTCCTGGTCGACTGGAGCGATATCGCCCGTCCGTTCGTCGATGACCGGATGCCCCTGATCGACGCGCTGTTGCAACGCAGCCGGCAGATGGCTGCAAAGTCGGTGTTTGTCGGCGGCCGGAAGGTTGTTTCCGGCGGCAAGGTGATTTCGATCGACCGGGACGCGGTGTTCGAGGAAATCGGGGCAATGCTGTCCGCGCCGCTTTCCTCGACCGAAACAGAGGCGCGGGAACGGACGGCGACGCTGGTTCAGCACATGGCGCGCTGGTTCGACGCCCGTTACCCGGAAGAAAACCGGACGGCCTATCGTTTCAACGCGATTGCCGGGCAAGCCTGA
- a CDS encoding urea carboxylase-associated family protein, translating to MTDAVMEAEEQQEAGRRLIEERILEPGTGKAFELRKGQVLRIEQAVGNQCVDFNCFNLHDYKEFMHCGRTRTVHGFNPSEGDFLWSAPPRENAMLYILKDTVRRNDVLFPRCSAFLYESAYGFDVHTNCHDIQAEAQREYGLTPDDVHDSFNFFMCTEVARDGRATITRQNTAKGDHVDLLAMMDVLAIPNVCGADIMRTSNFALKPVRIRIFEANEADLAAVPDVPSMKSQRTPAQFRNARIKATRELVADPDYVPEFANTPIVEEDVVLELDDREWALFDQHARRDLYGDDDGAAFRDILFTWWEERFLDAASGAPSTSGKGT from the coding sequence ATGACTGACGCCGTCATGGAAGCCGAAGAGCAGCAGGAGGCCGGGCGCCGGCTGATCGAGGAGCGGATCCTGGAACCGGGAACCGGCAAGGCCTTCGAACTGCGCAAGGGACAGGTGCTCAGGATCGAGCAGGCGGTCGGCAACCAGTGCGTCGACTTCAACTGCTTCAACCTGCATGACTACAAGGAATTCATGCATTGCGGCCGCACCCGAACGGTGCACGGCTTCAATCCGAGCGAAGGCGATTTTCTCTGGTCGGCGCCGCCGCGCGAAAACGCCATGCTGTATATCCTGAAGGACACGGTCCGGCGCAACGACGTGCTGTTTCCAAGGTGCAGCGCCTTTCTCTATGAAAGCGCCTACGGTTTCGACGTGCACACCAATTGCCATGACATCCAGGCCGAGGCGCAGCGCGAATACGGCCTGACGCCGGATGACGTTCATGACAGCTTCAACTTCTTCATGTGCACGGAAGTCGCACGCGACGGGCGCGCGACCATCACCCGGCAGAACACCGCCAAGGGCGATCATGTCGACCTCCTCGCAATGATGGACGTGCTCGCCATTCCGAACGTCTGCGGCGCGGACATCATGCGGACCAGCAATTTCGCGCTGAAGCCGGTCCGGATCCGGATCTTCGAGGCGAATGAGGCCGACCTTGCCGCCGTGCCGGACGTGCCGTCCATGAAGAGCCAGCGCACACCCGCCCAGTTTCGCAATGCCCGCATCAAGGCGACGCGCGAGCTTGTCGCTGATCCGGACTACGTGCCGGAGTTCGCCAACACACCGATCGTCGAGGAGGACGTCGTCCTGGAACTCGACGACAGGGAATGGGCGCTGTTCGACCAGCATGCCCGCCGGGATCTCTACGGCGACGACGACGGCGCCGCTTTCAGGGACATCCTGTTCACCTGGTGGGAAGAGCGTTTCCTCGACGCGGCCAGCGGCGCTCCCTCAACCTCGGGCAAGGGGACATGA
- a CDS encoding GntR family transcriptional regulator, which translates to MKKPPRVEIVYRALRQAIIEQDLAPGTKLPEDEIGVPFNISRTLVRQALARLQSDGLVDTGGKKTATVARPSLAESKDVFRVRRALEREVIRIVAETWSPAHGAALEGHVRKEDAARAAGNERISVRLAAEFHILLAELTENPVLIGYITQLVSRCSLILALYGRPHATDCAVNEHRDVVTALREGNVDEAVRLMDHHVSLVESRALNDEDRSGPALSEILSRHAGEIEADQVTDAITFPGGNRKQGT; encoded by the coding sequence ATGAAAAAGCCGCCCCGTGTTGAAATCGTCTATCGCGCCCTGCGCCAGGCCATCATCGAGCAGGACCTTGCGCCGGGCACGAAGCTGCCGGAGGACGAGATCGGCGTTCCGTTCAACATCAGCCGCACGCTCGTCCGCCAGGCGCTTGCCCGGCTGCAAAGCGACGGCCTGGTTGACACCGGCGGCAAGAAGACCGCGACCGTGGCACGGCCCAGCCTGGCGGAATCCAAGGATGTCTTCCGTGTACGCCGCGCTCTGGAGCGCGAGGTCATCCGGATCGTCGCGGAAACCTGGTCGCCGGCGCATGGCGCCGCGCTGGAAGGTCATGTCCGCAAGGAAGATGCTGCCCGCGCGGCCGGCAACGAGCGCATTTCAGTACGCCTTGCCGCGGAGTTTCACATCCTGCTCGCCGAGCTGACGGAGAACCCGGTGCTGATCGGCTACATCACGCAGCTGGTGTCGCGCTGCTCGCTGATCCTGGCGCTTTACGGCCGCCCCCACGCCACGGATTGCGCCGTCAATGAACACCGGGACGTTGTCACTGCGCTCAGGGAAGGCAATGTCGACGAGGCGGTGCGGCTGATGGACCATCACGTCAGCCTGGTGGAAAGCCGGGCCCTCAACGACGAGGACAGGAGCGGTCCCGCACTTTCGGAAATTCTCAGCCGGCACGCCGGCGAGATCGAAGCCGACCAGGTCACCGACGCCATCACCTTTCCGGGCGGAAACAGGAAACAGGGGACCTAA
- a CDS encoding BMP family ABC transporter substrate-binding protein — translation MNSITFNRRTFLAGTGGLALAASTSGLARAAATTIGMIYVGPRDDFGWNQAHAVAAQALKDIPDVTVVEEENVPETNAVTKSMESMIQLDGASLLFPTSFGYFDPFMIETSKKYPDVEFRHPTSLWSADKHPGNLGGYFCYLDQAHYVNGIAAGLSTKSNKIGFIAAKPISLVLRNINAFTLGARKVNPDVKVQLIITGEWSLPVREAEAANALVDAGCDVIACHVDSPKVVIETAEARGVKSCGHNADQSPLAPNGFITGAELKWGTVYTAYAELIQKGEKLPNLNEGGYDKNMVASTAFGAGASDEAKSAAMGAIEELKGGAPIFVGPLKDNTGKVVVEGTLGLYDGALWGTDYLIEGVEGSIT, via the coding sequence ATGAACAGCATCACATTCAACCGCCGGACATTCCTGGCCGGTACAGGCGGGCTGGCGCTCGCCGCGTCAACATCGGGCCTCGCCCGCGCGGCCGCCACCACGATCGGCATGATCTATGTCGGTCCGCGGGACGATTTCGGCTGGAACCAGGCACACGCGGTCGCGGCCCAGGCGCTCAAGGACATTCCGGACGTGACCGTTGTCGAGGAAGAAAACGTGCCGGAGACCAATGCGGTCACCAAGTCGATGGAATCCATGATCCAGCTCGACGGCGCTTCCCTGCTGTTTCCGACAAGCTTCGGCTATTTCGATCCCTTCATGATCGAGACGTCAAAGAAATATCCGGACGTGGAATTCCGCCACCCGACCTCGCTCTGGTCCGCAGACAAGCACCCGGGCAATCTCGGCGGCTATTTCTGCTATCTCGACCAGGCCCACTACGTGAACGGCATTGCCGCCGGCCTGTCGACCAAGTCGAACAAGATCGGTTTCATCGCGGCCAAGCCGATCTCGCTGGTCCTGCGCAACATCAATGCCTTCACGCTCGGCGCGCGCAAGGTCAATCCGGACGTCAAGGTGCAGCTGATCATCACCGGCGAATGGTCCCTGCCGGTGCGCGAGGCCGAAGCGGCGAACGCGCTGGTCGACGCGGGCTGCGATGTCATCGCATGCCATGTGGACAGCCCGAAGGTGGTCATCGAGACGGCGGAAGCGCGCGGCGTGAAGAGCTGCGGCCACAATGCCGACCAGTCGCCGCTGGCCCCCAACGGCTTCATCACCGGTGCCGAACTGAAATGGGGCACCGTCTACACCGCCTATGCGGAGCTGATCCAGAAGGGCGAGAAGCTGCCGAACCTCAACGAGGGCGGTTACGACAAGAACATGGTCGCCTCGACCGCCTTCGGCGCGGGCGCCAGCGACGAGGCCAAGTCGGCCGCGATGGGCGCGATCGAGGAGCTCAAGGGCGGCGCGCCGATCTTTGTCGGTCCGCTCAAGGACAACACCGGCAAGGTCGTCGTGGAAGGTACGCTCGGCCTCTATGACGGCGCACTCTGGGGCACGGACTATCTCATCGAAGGTGTCGAGGGATCGATCACGTAG
- a CDS encoding amidohydrolase family protein produces MRELVIRDVRLPDHEPRVDVLVRDGLIAAIEPGLMTDACPVAGSGALLTPGFVESHIHLDKACILDRCRNETGTLAGAIASVGAAKRGFTQDDVYQRGARVLEKAIVQGTNAMRTHVEIDPGIGLTGFEAVMRLKRDFAWALDLQICVFPQEGLTNNPGTGELLEQALSRGADVLGGCPYTDTDPNAQIRILFEMATRFDVDLDFHLDFDLDPGWRHLDEIARQAVAFNWQGRVAIGHVTKLSALPPSRLADSVSLMKDAGIALTVLPATDLFLMGRDHDHLVPRGVAPAHVFHAEGVCCTVATNNVLNPFTPYGDCSLTRMANLFANVHQLSTAAELEACFDMVTSAPGRLINRSRSLAVGEEATFVALPAQTGAQAVAEIVRPSWGMKRGRLSFEQPAARLLAPETLLARGFEVETA; encoded by the coding sequence ATGAGAGAGCTTGTCATCCGCGATGTCCGGCTGCCGGATCACGAACCCCGTGTCGATGTGCTCGTGCGCGACGGCCTGATTGCGGCGATCGAACCCGGTCTGATGACGGATGCCTGTCCGGTGGCAGGCAGTGGTGCCCTGCTGACGCCGGGTTTCGTCGAAAGCCATATTCATCTGGACAAGGCCTGCATCCTGGACCGGTGCCGCAACGAGACCGGCACCCTGGCCGGAGCGATCGCCTCGGTCGGGGCCGCGAAAAGGGGCTTCACGCAGGACGATGTCTACCAGCGGGGTGCAAGGGTTCTTGAAAAGGCCATTGTCCAGGGCACCAACGCCATGCGCACCCATGTCGAGATCGACCCCGGGATCGGCCTGACCGGTTTCGAGGCCGTCATGCGGTTGAAGCGGGACTTTGCGTGGGCGCTCGACCTGCAGATCTGTGTCTTTCCGCAGGAAGGCCTGACCAACAATCCGGGCACCGGGGAACTGCTGGAGCAGGCGCTTTCAAGAGGCGCGGATGTGCTGGGCGGCTGTCCCTATACCGACACCGACCCGAATGCCCAGATCCGGATCCTGTTCGAGATGGCAACGCGTTTCGACGTCGATCTGGATTTCCATCTCGATTTCGATCTCGATCCGGGCTGGCGTCACCTGGACGAAATCGCGCGGCAGGCCGTTGCGTTCAACTGGCAGGGCAGGGTCGCCATCGGCCATGTCACCAAGCTGTCCGCGCTGCCGCCATCCCGGCTTGCGGACAGCGTCTCGCTGATGAAGGACGCGGGCATTGCCCTGACGGTGTTGCCGGCAACGGATCTCTTCCTGATGGGGCGCGATCACGACCATCTCGTGCCGCGTGGTGTTGCGCCGGCGCATGTCTTTCATGCCGAAGGTGTCTGCTGCACGGTCGCCACCAACAATGTGCTCAATCCGTTCACGCCCTACGGCGACTGTTCCCTGACGCGCATGGCAAACCTGTTTGCCAACGTGCACCAGCTGAGCACCGCGGCCGAGCTGGAAGCCTGTTTCGACATGGTCACGTCGGCACCCGGGCGACTGATCAACCGGAGCCGGTCCCTCGCGGTCGGCGAAGAGGCGACCTTCGTCGCCCTGCCCGCCCAGACCGGTGCCCAGGCTGTTGCCGAGATCGTCCGGCCGAGCTGGGGCATGAAGCGGGGGCGCCTGAGTTTCGAGCAGCCCGCCGCGCGGTTGCTGGCGCCCGAGACGCTTCTGGCCCGCGGCTTCGAGGTGGAAACCGCCTGA
- a CDS encoding branched-chain amino acid ABC transporter ATP-binding protein/permease, translated as MSFSGKRLGLDILILVATLAGMAAALTTGGYTQFVIGLVALTTILGAGLNVLYGLTGLVSLGQVGFFAIGAYACGIATLSGLSFWLALPLSAGIAGIAGGLLAVPAVRMAGPFLAMVTIAFAFIVEHGAVEWRTVTGGQNGLMGFPMPAIGGYVFSERDLVLLAIALAGLSLYLFRRLADSSWGMAMTGMRDAEVAASSLGYRPFVVKSAAFVIAAATAGLAGGLFTPLMMFIAPSNFPFSQSILFLFAILIGGAGTVLGPLAGALVTVLLPEFLSGLAEYRLLFFGGLLIGVLLLAPRGIVGTVSALFPARSREIAADGAAEVEAFLRRDKSGVALEIDKLGISFGGVRAVDAVSLAIRSAEVTSIIGPNGAGKTTILNMVSGFYAPTEGRILLGGEDLAGAPAHAVARHGVARTYQTTKLFENLTVVANVVSGLSRGALGNPWKDAQSPVNLTRAAGLLRYCGYEGDLEKRAGDLPHVDRRLVEIARALATRPEILLLDEPAAGLMRADKEALGGLLSRIAGLGIAVVLVEHDMDLVMGISDRIQAVDAGKPIAFGSPSVIQADETVIAAYLGDGTSSAHPRATPLETVETPVLSTLKLTAGYGAAPVLSEVSVRVRPGEMVALLGANGAGKSTFLSALSGLHRPVGGRIILNDAAVHDLAPHDLVERGLVLVPEGRQVFPELTVLENIELGAYKRRKDMSPDEIAAHLDRFPRLKDRLNSRAGLLSGGEQQMMAIARGLMARPEILLLDEPSLGLAPAMVNELYTILGELRDEGTTILLVDQMATMALSVADYAYVLEQGRVVVEGPARELAADPRLTAAYLGGGEPETQVKEAMA; from the coding sequence ATCCTGATCCTGGTGGCGACGCTGGCGGGCATGGCCGCGGCGCTGACAACAGGCGGCTACACGCAATTCGTCATCGGCCTGGTCGCGCTGACAACCATTTTGGGGGCGGGCCTCAACGTTCTTTACGGCCTCACCGGGCTGGTCTCGCTGGGGCAGGTCGGCTTCTTTGCCATTGGCGCCTATGCCTGCGGCATCGCAACGCTCTCCGGGCTGTCCTTCTGGCTGGCCCTGCCGCTGTCCGCCGGCATTGCCGGCATCGCCGGGGGGCTGCTCGCCGTTCCCGCCGTGCGCATGGCCGGGCCGTTCCTGGCCATGGTGACCATTGCCTTTGCCTTTATCGTGGAACACGGCGCGGTCGAGTGGCGCACAGTGACCGGCGGCCAGAACGGCCTGATGGGCTTTCCCATGCCCGCGATCGGCGGCTATGTCTTTTCCGAACGGGATCTCGTGCTGCTCGCAATCGCCCTGGCCGGTCTGTCGCTCTACCTGTTCCGCCGCCTCGCCGACAGCAGCTGGGGCATGGCGATGACCGGGATGCGTGACGCGGAAGTCGCGGCATCCTCGCTCGGCTACCGGCCCTTCGTGGTCAAGTCCGCCGCCTTTGTCATCGCGGCGGCGACCGCGGGCCTGGCGGGAGGCCTGTTCACGCCGCTGATGATGTTCATCGCGCCCAGCAACTTTCCGTTCTCGCAGTCGATCCTGTTCCTGTTCGCGATCCTGATCGGTGGCGCCGGCACGGTGCTCGGTCCGCTGGCCGGGGCGCTGGTGACCGTGCTCCTGCCGGAATTCCTGTCCGGGCTGGCAGAATACCGGCTCCTGTTCTTCGGCGGTCTGCTGATCGGCGTGCTGCTTCTGGCGCCGCGCGGGATCGTGGGAACCGTCTCCGCCCTGTTCCCTGCGAGGAGCCGGGAGATTGCGGCCGATGGCGCCGCAGAAGTCGAGGCTTTTCTGCGCCGGGACAAGTCGGGCGTCGCGCTGGAAATCGACAAACTGGGCATTTCCTTCGGCGGCGTGCGTGCGGTCGACGCCGTGTCGCTGGCCATCCGCTCCGCCGAAGTCACCTCGATCATCGGTCCCAACGGAGCCGGAAAGACCACGATCCTCAACATGGTCAGCGGCTTTTATGCGCCCACCGAAGGGCGGATCCTGCTGGGCGGCGAGGACCTCGCCGGGGCGCCGGCGCATGCGGTGGCACGTCATGGTGTGGCACGGACCTACCAGACGACCAAGTTGTTCGAGAACCTCACCGTCGTTGCCAATGTCGTTTCCGGTCTGTCCCGGGGCGCGCTCGGCAACCCCTGGAAGGATGCGCAGTCTCCCGTGAACCTGACGCGCGCCGCGGGCCTGTTGCGCTATTGCGGCTACGAGGGCGACCTGGAAAAACGGGCCGGGGACCTGCCGCATGTGGACCGGCGTCTTGTCGAAATCGCCCGGGCGCTGGCGACACGGCCGGAGATCCTGCTGCTGGACGAGCCCGCGGCGGGCCTGATGCGGGCCGACAAGGAGGCGCTCGGCGGTTTGCTGTCCCGGATCGCGGGCCTCGGCATTGCAGTGGTGCTCGTCGAGCATGACATGGACCTGGTCATGGGCATTTCCGACCGTATCCAGGCGGTGGACGCGGGCAAGCCGATCGCGTTCGGGTCACCCTCCGTGATCCAGGCCGACGAGACGGTCATTGCGGCCTATCTCGGGGACGGGACATCCTCGGCGCATCCGAGGGCTACACCGCTCGAGACGGTGGAAACACCCGTCCTGTCGACCCTGAAGCTGACTGCGGGCTATGGCGCGGCTCCGGTTCTGAGCGAGGTTTCGGTAAGGGTCCGGCCGGGTGAGATGGTGGCACTGCTCGGGGCGAACGGGGCCGGAAAATCAACCTTCCTGTCCGCGCTCTCGGGTCTGCACCGGCCGGTCGGCGGCCGGATCATCCTGAACGATGCCGCGGTCCACGACCTGGCACCGCATGACCTGGTCGAACGCGGGCTTGTGCTGGTCCCGGAAGGGCGGCAGGTGTTTCCGGAACTGACGGTGCTGGAGAATATCGAACTCGGCGCCTACAAGCGCCGCAAGGACATGTCTCCGGACGAGATCGCCGCGCATCTGGACCGGTTCCCGCGTCTGAAGGACCGGCTCAACAGCCGCGCCGGGCTGCTGTCCGGCGGCGAACAGCAGATGATGGCGATCGCCCGGGGTCTCATGGCGCGACCCGAAATCCTGCTGCTGGACGAGCCGTCTCTCGGTCTGGCTCCGGCCATGGTCAACGAGCTCTACACCATCCTCGGAGAGCTGCGTGACGAGGGCACGACCATCCTGCTGGTCGACCAGATGGCGACCATGGCGCTGTCCGTTGCGGACTACGCCTATGTGCTGGAACAGGGCAGGGTCGTGGTCGAGGGCCCGGCGCGCGAGCTGGCGGCCGACCCGCGTCTGACAGCCGCCTATCTGGGAGGCGGTGAACCCGAGACGCAGGTGAAGGAGGCCATGGCATGA